The following coding sequences are from one Brooklawnia cerclae window:
- a CDS encoding AEC family transporter encodes MIGVLTGFSIIGSVIALGYVIQRTGLIGDNALLPLSRLIYFFASPALLFTVMVSADVGVLFSRGVLVTAMTMAICVAAFVAASRLLFRMPAPDTVIGILTSVQANAGNIGLPVSVYVLGDAQYVAPVMLLQNLVLTPVCLIILDLSTQATIDLRTVVLQPVRNPAIIASLSGLVIAVSGVHVPDVLLQPVELVGDACVPLFLLTFGMALHGQRFLAPGSGRRQVATVTAVKVLVMPVAAFVLGRYVFGLPDAVLFPVVVVAALPTAQNVYNFAVRFGKGESMTISAVMLTTLLSVPILVLIAGVLHP; translated from the coding sequence GTGATCGGCGTCCTCACCGGCTTTTCGATCATCGGCTCGGTCATCGCCCTCGGCTACGTCATCCAGCGAACGGGGCTGATCGGCGACAACGCTCTTCTCCCGCTCTCACGGCTGATCTACTTCTTCGCGAGCCCCGCGCTGCTGTTCACGGTCATGGTCTCCGCGGATGTCGGCGTCCTCTTCTCGCGCGGCGTGCTCGTGACGGCGATGACGATGGCCATCTGTGTGGCCGCGTTCGTGGCCGCGTCCCGGCTGCTGTTCCGCATGCCGGCTCCCGACACCGTGATCGGGATCCTCACCTCGGTGCAGGCGAACGCGGGGAACATCGGCCTCCCGGTGTCGGTCTACGTGCTCGGCGACGCGCAGTACGTGGCGCCGGTGATGCTGCTCCAGAATCTCGTGCTGACGCCGGTCTGCCTGATCATCCTCGACCTGTCGACGCAGGCCACCATCGACCTGCGCACGGTCGTCCTGCAACCCGTCCGGAACCCCGCGATCATCGCCTCACTGTCCGGTCTGGTCATCGCCGTGTCCGGCGTCCACGTGCCCGATGTCCTGCTGCAACCCGTCGAACTGGTGGGGGACGCCTGCGTCCCGCTCTTCCTGCTGACCTTCGGCATGGCGCTGCACGGCCAGCGTTTCCTCGCTCCGGGATCCGGCCGCCGTCAGGTCGCGACGGTCACCGCCGTCAAGGTTCTGGTGATGCCGGTGGCCGCGTTCGTGCTCGGACGCTACGTGTTCGGCCTGCCCGACGCGGTCCTGTTCCCGGTCGTGGTCGTCGCGGCGCTGCCGACCGCGCAGAACGTCTACAACTTCGCGGTCAGGTTCGGGAAGGGCGAATCCATGACCATCAGCGCCGTGATGCTGACGACCCTGTTGTCCGTGCCCATCCTTGTGCTCATCGCCGGGGTGCTTCACCCCTAG
- a CDS encoding ABC transporter ATP-binding protein: MAIAQLNAPNVDEAIAVDGLSVSYIADGEPIPAVHGISFSLAPSERLAIVGESGSGKSTLATAVAGLIPWYVAEITCESARIGGVPVEMRAGRDVIPRRRKGVSMIFQDAMTSLDPVASIAHQFRTVLPAGHGTTRAQVRRTTLEWLAKVGIHEPDRVVKLHPHELSGGMRQRVMIALALCSAPKALIADEPTSALDASLSRRIMDLILELTEELGTALIIITHDVDLARTYTDRTLVLSHGEMQDLCATSELSSPERSAYTRALMRCVPRITDYDLDTLPTLMTSNPSHSIAEVIS, translated from the coding sequence ATGGCAATTGCCCAATTGAATGCACCGAATGTCGATGAGGCCATCGCCGTCGACGGTTTATCGGTGTCTTATATCGCAGACGGCGAGCCCATTCCCGCGGTGCACGGGATCAGCTTTTCTCTCGCGCCATCGGAGAGGCTCGCAATCGTCGGGGAATCCGGTTCGGGAAAGTCCACACTCGCCACCGCCGTGGCCGGTCTCATTCCCTGGTACGTCGCAGAAATCACCTGCGAATCGGCGCGGATCGGCGGTGTGCCGGTGGAGATGCGTGCCGGCAGGGACGTCATCCCGAGGCGCCGAAAGGGCGTCTCGATGATCTTCCAGGACGCCATGACCTCGCTGGACCCCGTGGCCTCGATCGCCCACCAGTTCCGCACCGTGCTGCCCGCGGGGCATGGGACGACCCGGGCGCAGGTACGCCGGACCACGCTCGAATGGCTGGCGAAGGTCGGCATCCACGAACCCGACCGGGTGGTGAAACTGCATCCCCACGAGCTCTCCGGCGGCATGCGCCAGCGGGTCATGATCGCGCTCGCCCTGTGCAGCGCACCCAAGGCGCTCATCGCGGACGAACCGACCTCGGCCCTGGACGCGTCACTGAGCCGGCGGATCATGGACCTCATCCTGGAGCTCACCGAGGAGCTCGGCACGGCATTGATCATCATCACCCACGACGTCGACCTCGCCCGCACCTACACCGACCGCACCCTCGTGCTCAGCCACGGCGAGATGCAGGACCTGTGCGCGACCAGCGAGCTGTCCTCCCCCGAGCGCTCGGCGTACACGCGAGCCCTGATGCGCTGCGTCCCCCGGATCACCGACTACGACCTCGACACGCTCCCCACTCTCATGACGTCGAATCCGAGCCACTCGATCGCGGAGGTCATCTCGTGA
- a CDS encoding ATP-binding cassette domain-containing protein: MNPSDFELVLSGVRKDFGHRNRRFTAVQPLDLRVDQDSRIGVIGESGSGKSTLARMIVGLERPTDGVITFDGRPVPEWLAMRSSRLEYRRYVQYVAQDTSSSFDPRKTLYDAVSAPLRFLWGITDPAQLRTRLHAIAEELSLDPRLYDRHPHQVSGGQRQRFALARSLVVEPRLLICDEVVSALDVSVQGTVLNLIKSHITRHGMGLLFVAHGLPAVAFISSELLVMKEGAVVETGPVGRIVSAPEHPYTRELLSAHAGPDSARVEVAR; encoded by the coding sequence GTGAACCCGTCGGACTTCGAACTCGTCCTCTCCGGGGTCCGCAAGGACTTCGGCCATCGGAACAGGCGGTTCACGGCGGTCCAGCCCCTGGACCTCAGGGTCGACCAGGATTCCAGGATCGGAGTGATCGGCGAGTCGGGATCCGGGAAGTCGACACTCGCCCGGATGATCGTCGGCCTCGAGCGACCGACCGACGGCGTGATCACCTTCGACGGGCGACCGGTTCCCGAGTGGCTGGCCATGCGGTCGTCCCGGCTCGAATACCGCCGTTACGTGCAATACGTCGCACAGGACACCTCGTCGTCCTTCGACCCGCGGAAGACCCTGTACGACGCGGTGTCCGCTCCGCTCCGGTTCCTGTGGGGCATCACCGACCCCGCCCAGCTGAGGACGCGCCTCCACGCGATCGCCGAGGAGCTCTCCCTCGACCCCCGGTTGTACGACCGCCACCCGCACCAGGTGTCCGGTGGGCAGCGGCAGCGCTTCGCGCTCGCGCGCTCGCTGGTCGTCGAGCCGCGCCTGCTCATCTGCGACGAGGTCGTGTCGGCGCTCGACGTCTCGGTGCAGGGCACGGTGCTCAACCTCATCAAGAGCCACATCACCCGGCACGGCATGGGACTGCTCTTCGTCGCGCACGGCCTGCCGGCGGTGGCGTTCATCAGCTCCGAGCTGCTCGTGATGAAGGAGGGCGCCGTCGTCGAGACCGGCCCGGTGGGACGGATCGTGAGTGCCCCCGAACATCCCTACACGCGTGAGCTGCTCTCGGCCCACGCCGGACCCGACAGCGCGAGGGTGGAGGTCGCACGATGA
- a CDS encoding ABC transporter permease: MSWYERNRWWVLRLIRLPIDIFVFATLAFFLIRLLPGDPVAVALATRSDPVTPELEQTLRVEMGLDGTLWDQLLRFWAGLLHGDLGTSLETGIPVTQEVLSRLPATVEIILLGLGGAFTATMILGFCYIRFANDKLRRGIRLISSFATSVPVFVVAIFGIIIFYVVLHWLPAPLGRVASGTLPVVTGFPLLDEALSGRWDLLGQTLIRYILPVGAMVLTYTPNLLTQFIGGLDRELTQTATRFQVAAGARRPWIYFSVMRRSVSSVVVIFGLFFGALIGGAVVIESLFGFGGLGQLGVRAVGSVDFPALQGFLILIVAFCLVMFLLVDLVNMWLDPRRRPGVASEGK; this comes from the coding sequence ATGAGCTGGTACGAGCGGAACCGATGGTGGGTTCTTCGGCTGATCAGGCTTCCCATCGACATCTTCGTGTTCGCGACCCTCGCCTTCTTCCTGATCCGGCTGCTCCCGGGAGACCCGGTGGCGGTCGCGCTCGCGACGCGCAGCGACCCCGTGACCCCGGAACTCGAACAGACCCTGCGCGTCGAGATGGGGCTGGACGGGACGCTGTGGGATCAGCTGCTGCGCTTCTGGGCAGGCCTCCTGCACGGCGACCTCGGGACGTCGCTGGAGACCGGGATCCCCGTCACCCAGGAAGTGCTCAGCCGGCTGCCCGCCACCGTCGAGATCATCCTGCTCGGCCTGGGCGGCGCGTTCACCGCGACCATGATCCTCGGGTTCTGCTACATCAGGTTCGCCAACGACAAGCTGCGACGCGGCATCCGGCTCATCTCCAGCTTCGCGACGAGCGTGCCCGTGTTCGTCGTCGCGATCTTCGGCATCATCATCTTCTACGTCGTCCTGCACTGGCTGCCGGCGCCGCTCGGCCGCGTGGCCTCGGGCACGCTGCCCGTCGTCACCGGGTTCCCACTCCTGGACGAGGCGCTGAGCGGACGCTGGGACCTGCTCGGGCAGACACTGATCCGCTACATCCTGCCGGTGGGCGCCATGGTGCTCACCTACACACCGAACCTGCTCACCCAGTTCATCGGCGGCCTCGACAGGGAGCTCACCCAGACCGCGACCCGCTTCCAGGTGGCGGCCGGGGCCCGGCGTCCGTGGATCTACTTCAGCGTCATGCGGCGCTCGGTCTCCAGCGTGGTGGTGATCTTCGGCCTGTTCTTCGGCGCACTGATCGGCGGCGCCGTGGTGATCGAGAGCCTGTTCGGCTTCGGCGGGCTCGGACAGCTCGGCGTCAGGGCCGTCGGATCGGTGGACTTCCCGGCGCTGCAGGGCTTCCTGATCCTGATCGTGGCTTTCTGCCTCGTGATGTTCCTCCTTGTCGATCTCGTGAACATGTGGCTCGATCCGCGACGCCGGCCCGGCGTGGCGAGCGAGGGGAAGTGA
- a CDS encoding ABC transporter permease, which yields MLQTQQPALGTTVARTRPAFPWGRTVAAFLPLVLIIAVAVLAPVITPYDPVRTVGAARTPPSAEFWFGTDAVGMDVFSRVIYGARIAVRFGITVALWATGLGILLGTFIGLSESSRGILSTVGRTLNRISDYIIAIPDIILAVVVVGIMGSSDLALTVAIILALVQAPIKLTRMEVLRVRNEAYLEAAELAGEGRLHSAFVHVIPNSLGPAMRNMPLIFGNCVIILASLGFIGVGVDAPTPEWGYMISSGLSSLMLGRWWESVFPAVAVFLSVLGIAYSSRAIPKMWPRIAAHVKNRPSKKRNDQCPVEEEL from the coding sequence ATGCTGCAAACGCAACAACCGGCGCTCGGCACGACCGTGGCGCGTACTCGTCCGGCCTTCCCGTGGGGACGAACCGTGGCCGCCTTCCTGCCCCTGGTGCTGATCATCGCCGTCGCGGTGCTCGCCCCGGTCATCACGCCCTACGATCCGGTGCGCACCGTGGGCGCGGCCAGAACCCCACCGTCGGCCGAGTTCTGGTTCGGCACCGACGCCGTCGGGATGGATGTGTTCTCCCGGGTGATCTACGGCGCACGGATAGCCGTGCGCTTCGGGATCACCGTCGCCCTGTGGGCGACCGGCCTCGGTATCCTTCTGGGCACGTTCATCGGGCTGTCGGAGAGCAGCCGGGGAATCCTGAGCACCGTCGGCCGGACCCTCAATCGCATCAGCGACTACATCATCGCCATTCCCGACATCATCCTCGCCGTGGTCGTCGTCGGCATCATGGGATCCTCCGATCTCGCGCTCACGGTGGCGATCATCCTCGCCCTGGTGCAGGCCCCGATCAAGCTCACCCGCATGGAAGTGCTCCGCGTCCGGAACGAGGCATACCTGGAGGCCGCAGAACTGGCCGGGGAAGGCAGGCTGCATTCGGCATTCGTCCACGTGATCCCGAATTCCCTGGGACCCGCGATGCGCAACATGCCGCTGATCTTCGGGAACTGCGTGATCATTCTCGCCAGTCTCGGATTCATCGGTGTCGGTGTGGACGCGCCGACACCCGAATGGGGATACATGATCTCCAGCGGCTTGTCGTCGCTCATGCTCGGCCGCTGGTGGGAATCAGTCTTCCCCGCCGTCGCGGTATTTCTCTCCGTGCTCGGAATCGCATATTCGTCCCGAGCGATCCCCAAGATGTGGCCGCGCATAGCGGCGCATGTGAAAAATCGGCCCTCGAAGAAAAGGAACGACCAATGTCCAGTCGAAGAAGAGCTCTGA
- a CDS encoding ABC transporter substrate-binding protein, producing MSSRRRALKLIPAVAAIALLVSSCTNSGDTNTTTDASDSITVAIAAMPTSYDLEGNWAASNENYTLWSQTMVGLLRYKYVETDGVLVQDFNQYEGVLADEDEPYTVSDDGQDYTFHLREGVVSQAGNPFTAQDVYYSIDRKLSVDGGRLNQIKDYFYSIDQLEIVDDYTITFHLDDVGNDNVFLQMLTGQMGRIWDSTEMKAHATTDDPWSEDWAAQNTGAGYGPYDVDSVTADQQVVLTANEDYVLGAPAIKTVTLQVVSDSGTRAQMLASSDVQIAEALTPTDQESIQDDENVQMAEVDNPIEFVDLALVQNKAPFDDKLVRQAFMYAVPYDELIEQIYRGRATTSPGWFTPTMGVPGLSTDPAYTYDIDKAKELLAEAGKSSVDVTLTVSNAIPDIVDAAIMIASYAKDAGFNVTVEQLAPAEFATGRLETTFESMLMSNRSQQQAPSYVRNFFLPGDVSNSGAYVPTDEWLALNQVAIDAGTGTSEEAAPYWEKVNEFINDDASQLPILYRQPNQAYATTLEGMSYRYDNTVDYSVLTPAGS from the coding sequence ATGTCCAGTCGAAGAAGAGCTCTGAAGCTGATCCCGGCTGTGGCCGCGATCGCGCTTCTGGTGAGCAGCTGCACCAATTCAGGCGACACCAACACCACCACCGATGCCAGTGACTCCATCACGGTCGCGATCGCGGCGATGCCGACGAGCTACGACCTCGAGGGCAACTGGGCCGCATCGAACGAGAACTACACCCTGTGGTCGCAGACCATGGTCGGACTCCTGCGGTACAAGTACGTCGAGACCGACGGCGTGCTCGTGCAGGACTTCAACCAGTACGAGGGCGTCCTCGCCGACGAGGACGAGCCGTACACGGTGAGCGACGACGGGCAGGACTACACCTTCCACCTCCGCGAGGGCGTCGTCTCGCAGGCGGGCAACCCGTTCACCGCCCAGGACGTCTACTACTCGATCGACCGCAAGCTCTCGGTCGACGGCGGCCGGCTCAACCAGATCAAGGACTACTTCTACTCGATCGACCAGCTCGAGATCGTGGACGACTACACGATCACGTTCCACCTGGACGACGTCGGCAACGACAACGTGTTCCTGCAGATGCTCACCGGTCAGATGGGCCGCATCTGGGACAGCACCGAGATGAAGGCGCACGCGACGACCGACGACCCCTGGTCGGAGGACTGGGCCGCCCAGAACACCGGGGCCGGCTACGGCCCCTACGACGTCGACTCCGTCACCGCCGACCAGCAGGTCGTCCTGACCGCGAACGAGGACTACGTGCTCGGCGCTCCCGCGATCAAGACGGTCACACTGCAGGTGGTGTCGGATTCCGGGACGCGCGCGCAGATGCTGGCGTCGAGCGACGTCCAGATCGCGGAGGCCCTGACGCCGACCGACCAGGAATCGATCCAGGACGACGAGAACGTGCAGATGGCCGAGGTCGACAACCCCATCGAGTTCGTCGATCTCGCCCTGGTGCAGAACAAGGCTCCCTTCGACGACAAGCTCGTGCGTCAGGCGTTCATGTACGCGGTGCCCTACGACGAACTGATCGAGCAGATCTACCGCGGTCGCGCCACGACCAGCCCCGGATGGTTCACCCCGACCATGGGCGTTCCCGGTCTGTCCACCGATCCCGCCTACACCTACGACATCGACAAGGCCAAGGAGCTCCTCGCAGAGGCCGGCAAGTCGAGCGTGGACGTCACGCTGACCGTCTCGAACGCGATCCCTGACATCGTCGACGCGGCGATCATGATCGCGTCCTACGCCAAGGACGCCGGCTTCAACGTCACGGTCGAACAGCTCGCACCGGCGGAGTTCGCCACCGGGCGTCTGGAGACGACGTTCGAGTCCATGTTGATGTCGAACCGCTCGCAGCAGCAGGCGCCGTCCTACGTCAGGAACTTCTTCCTCCCCGGTGACGTGAGCAACAGCGGCGCGTACGTGCCCACCGACGAGTGGCTCGCCCTGAACCAGGTCGCCATCGACGCGGGCACCGGCACGAGCGAGGAGGCGGCTCCGTACTGGGAGAAGGTTAACGAGTTCATCAACGACGACGCCAGCCAGCTGCCGATCCTGTACCGCCAGCCGAACCAGGCGTACGCCACGACGCTGGAGGGCATGTCGTACCGGTACGACAACACGGTCGACTACAGCGTCCTGACGCCTGCCGGCTCCTAG
- a CDS encoding LysR substrate-binding domain-containing protein — METRKLHYFVQIVDAGSISRAADFLHLAQPALSQHIASLESEFGQRLLVRTRRGVSPTPEGLSLYRYAQGILRLERAAGIEIRKGSGGVSGYVSVGLGSFSCANEFGVVVLRKVQERYPNLVLHYADNLSVIFSQAIKMGLLDAAIIYDPGPIRGLRFEPIRTEDIYLVASPDLRVVEPGATEITLDEVSALELFLPQPQHVLRQIIDRGFQAAGLELAVRAEINPPTGLHQVVKAGLGATCLPKSVAEELFSADEFQILPIVEPAMSATFALCTSVRQPMSDGAAAVIELIRAEIAEARARDMTGDEVTSRLRPTA; from the coding sequence ATGGAAACTCGAAAACTCCACTATTTCGTCCAGATCGTCGACGCGGGGAGCATCAGCCGGGCGGCCGATTTCCTGCATCTGGCGCAGCCGGCGCTGAGCCAGCACATCGCGTCTCTGGAGAGCGAATTCGGCCAGAGACTGCTCGTGAGGACGCGGCGCGGTGTCTCGCCGACTCCTGAGGGGCTGTCCCTGTACCGATATGCCCAGGGAATCCTTCGTCTCGAACGGGCGGCCGGCATCGAGATCAGGAAAGGCTCGGGCGGGGTCTCCGGCTACGTGTCCGTCGGTCTCGGGAGCTTCAGCTGTGCCAACGAGTTCGGTGTGGTGGTGCTCCGCAAGGTGCAGGAGCGCTACCCGAACCTGGTGCTGCACTACGCCGACAACCTCTCGGTGATCTTCAGCCAGGCGATCAAGATGGGGCTGCTCGACGCGGCGATCATCTACGACCCGGGCCCGATCCGAGGGCTCCGGTTCGAGCCGATCCGTACCGAGGACATCTACCTCGTGGCGAGTCCCGACCTGCGCGTCGTCGAGCCGGGGGCCACCGAGATCACCCTCGACGAGGTGAGCGCGCTCGAACTGTTCCTCCCGCAGCCGCAGCACGTCCTCCGGCAGATCATCGACCGAGGCTTCCAGGCGGCAGGCCTGGAACTCGCGGTTCGCGCGGAGATCAATCCGCCCACCGGGCTCCACCAGGTGGTCAAGGCCGGCCTGGGAGCAACGTGTCTGCCGAAGTCGGTCGCGGAGGAGCTCTTCTCCGCCGACGAGTTCCAGATCCTCCCCATCGTCGAACCGGCGATGAGCGCCACCTTCGCGCTGTGCACGTCCGTACGGCAACCGATGTCCGACGGCGCGGCCGCGGTCATCGAGCTGATCCGCGCGGAGATCGCGGAGGCCAGGGCTCGCGATATGACCGGGGACGAAGTTACCTCGCGCCTGAGGCCGACCGCATAG